The following proteins are co-located in the Plasmodium vinckei vinckei genome assembly, chromosome: PVVCY_11 genome:
- a CDS encoding cdc2-related kinase 2, putative, which produces MEKYHGLEKIGEGTYGVVYKAQNSDGESFALKKIRLEKEDEGIPSTAIREISILKELRHSNIVKLYDVIHAKKRLILVFEHLDQDLKKLIDVCDGGLESVTAKSFLLQLLNGIAYCHEHKVLHRDLKPQNLLINREGELKIADFGLARAFGIPARRYTHEVVTLWYRAPDILMGSKKYSTPIDIWSVGCIFAEMVNGRPLFPGVSDTDQLMRIFKILGTPNSQNWPDVFKLPKYDPNFPVYEPLPWETVIKGLDDTGIDLLSKMLKLDPNQRITAKQAIEHPYFKETN; this is translated from the exons atggaaaaatacCATGGTTTGGAAAAAATTGGAGAAGGTACATATGGTGTAGTGTACAAAGCGCAAAATAGTGATGGGGAGTCATttgcattaaaaaaaataagattGGAAAAGGAGGATGAAGGAATTCCATCAACTG CCATTAGGGAAATTAGTATTTTAAAAGAGCTAAGGCACTCAAATATAGTTAAGTTGTATGATGTCATACATGCTAAAAAAAGATTAATATTGGTCTTTGAGCATCTAGACCAAGATCTCAAGAAACTTATAGATGTTTGTGATg GGGGACTCGAATCAGTTACAGCAAAATCGTTTTTATTGCAACTTCTAAATGGTATTGCATATTGCCATGAGCATAAAGTGTTGCATCGTGATTTGAAGCcacaaaatttattaataaatagaGAAGgggaattaaaaattgcTGATTTTGGACTCGCAAG AGCCTTTGGAATACCTGCTCGAAGATATACTCATGAAGTTGTAACATTATGGTATAGAGCCCCAGATATTTTAATGGggtcaaaaaaatattcaactCCAATTGATATATGGAGTGTTGGATGCATATTTGCCGAGATGGTAAATGGTAGGCCATTATTTCCGGGGGTATCTGATACCGATCAACTTATGagaatattcaaaatattagGAACTCCAAATTCTCAAAATTGGCCTGATGTTTTTAAACTCCCGAAATATGATCCTAATTTTCCAGTTTATGAGCCTTTGCCATGGGAAACagtt ATAAAAGGATTAGATGATACTGGAATTGATTTGCTATCAAAAATGCTTAAATTGGATCCCAACCAAAGAATTACTGCGAAGCAAGCGATAGAACATCCGTATTTTAAAGAAACTAATTAA